In Methanosphaera sp. ISO3-F5, a genomic segment contains:
- the frhD gene encoding coenzyme F420-reducing hydrogenase, FrhD protein — MSYNHENLIVGCGNILYGDDGFGPEVIKHIKENNITFNGDTCVIDGATSAPHYIFTLPQEKWKNIIIVDIASLNTTPGTIKTLNLDQVHEEERYMDVHGLSATYPLHDLKDKINIKIIAIQPENVPDEMEIGLSNTLTEKIPQTIDIIHEVLDSMLQE; from the coding sequence ATGTCTTACAATCATGAGAATCTAATAGTCGGATGTGGAAACATACTATACGGTGACGACGGCTTCGGACCAGAAGTAATAAAACACATAAAAGAAAACAACATAACATTCAATGGAGACACATGTGTTATTGACGGAGCAACAAGCGCACCACACTACATATTCACACTACCACAAGAAAAATGGAAAAACATAATAATAGTTGACATTGCATCACTAAACACCACACCAGGAACAATAAAAACACTAAACCTAGACCAGGTACACGAAGAAGAAAGATACATGGACGTACACGGACTATCAGCAACATACCCCCTACACGACCTAAAAGACAAAATAAACATAAAAATCATTGCAATACAACCAGAAAATGTTCCCGACGAGATGGAAATAGGATTAAGCAATACACTAACAGAAAAAATTCCACAAACAATAGACATCATCCATGAAGTCTTAGATTCCATGCTACAAGAATAA
- the frhA gene encoding coenzyme F420 hydrogenase subunit alpha → MSKTITISPTSRQEGHATLSLEVDDQGIVTTGRYYSITPVRGIEKMVIGKRPETAPVLVQRICGVCPVTHTLASVEAIDDSLKIDVPKTGKILREICLNAHIINSHAIHHFLVAPDFVPQEDYNQIVKNVSEIRKQAQYVEDVIGGEGIHPSDIRIGGMAHNITKNTKNKIKTRISGLKGLLEKHVTQMAEYIEQKEFPENLGVHAQPVLATSNTYGSRQNINLQSIEEIMPNSWYTDKYTQQEDEEYQEETKKTAKKIGKTACSQIPLYENTPVETGPRARADKYRKFKDKGVKAQHMARAQEMLNAADCIIDLIDKVDPSAQTMAKYTLEGTNRLGVGVIEGPRGTNLHTVKISPEGYITDYNAIVPTTWNIPTMGLATEGTHYKYAPDVIRAYDPCLSCATHMIVVDDENKEVIKEDMVQL, encoded by the coding sequence ATGAGTAAAACCATTACCATATCCCCAACATCAAGACAAGAGGGACATGCAACCTTATCACTAGAAGTAGATGATCAAGGAATAGTAACAACAGGACGTTACTACAGTATAACACCAGTACGAGGAATAGAAAAAATGGTCATAGGCAAAAGACCAGAAACAGCACCAGTACTAGTACAAAGAATCTGCGGAGTATGCCCAGTAACACACACACTAGCATCAGTAGAAGCAATAGACGACTCATTAAAAATAGATGTGCCAAAAACAGGAAAAATACTAAGAGAAATATGCCTAAACGCACACATAATAAACAGCCACGCAATACACCACTTCCTAGTAGCACCAGACTTCGTACCACAAGAAGACTACAACCAAATAGTAAAAAACGTCTCAGAAATACGAAAACAAGCACAATACGTAGAAGACGTAATAGGCGGAGAAGGAATCCACCCATCAGACATAAGAATCGGCGGAATGGCACATAACATAACCAAAAACACAAAAAACAAGATAAAAACCAGAATCTCAGGCCTAAAAGGACTACTAGAAAAACACGTAACACAAATGGCAGAATACATAGAACAAAAAGAATTCCCAGAAAACCTAGGAGTACACGCACAACCAGTACTAGCAACAAGCAACACATACGGATCCAGACAAAACATAAACCTACAAAGCATAGAAGAAATCATGCCAAACTCATGGTACACAGACAAATACACACAACAAGAAGACGAAGAATACCAAGAAGAAACCAAGAAAACAGCCAAAAAAATAGGAAAAACAGCATGCTCACAAATACCACTATACGAAAACACACCAGTAGAAACAGGACCAAGAGCAAGAGCAGACAAATACAGAAAATTCAAAGACAAAGGAGTCAAAGCACAACACATGGCAAGAGCACAGGAAATGCTTAACGCAGCAGACTGCATAATAGACCTCATAGACAAAGTAGACCCATCAGCACAAACAATGGCAAAATACACCCTAGAAGGAACAAACCGCCTAGGAGTAGGAGTAATAGAAGGACCAAGAGGAACAAACCTACACACAGTAAAAATATCCCCAGAAGGATACATAACAGACTACAACGCAATAGTACCAACCACATGGAACATACCAACCATGGGACTGGCAACAGAAGGAACACACTACAAATACGCACCAGACGTAATAAGAGCATACGACCCATGCCTATCCTGTGCAACACACATGATAGTAGTAGATGACGAAAACAAAGAAGTAATAAAAGAAGATATGGTTCAACTATAA
- the glmU gene encoding bifunctional sugar-1-phosphate nucleotidylyltransferase/acetyltransferase, producing MKAVILTAGEGTRMRPLTTTRPKTMLITGGKPLIQYNIESLRDAGIKDITLVVGYKREVIEEYFGDGSEFGVNINYAIQDGQLGTAHAIGSAEEYIDESFIVLNGDIIVSYDLIRNLIEKYATRTSNDVKSVLTLIEVDDPSSYGIVSTMNDKIVEIVEKPSVEDAPSNLANAGIYLFSTEIFEAIHETELSERGEYEITDSLEIELGKGYEILGLISREPWMDVGRPWELLKSNADFLEKMEDDIQGEIEENVTIHGPVHLGKNSIIRSGCYIQGPVFIGDNCDVGPNTYLRPNACLCNNVSVGNAVEIKNSIIMDGTNVSHLSYVGDSVIGVDCNLGAGTNLANLRFDDGHVKVTVKGERVDSGLRKLGAIFGDNVKTGINTSVNPGVKIGNGSFINAGCVIYQDIDSFSLVTTETNLIIKKLENDEE from the coding sequence ATGAAAGCAGTTATATTAACAGCTGGTGAAGGAACTAGGATGCGTCCTTTAACCACGACACGACCAAAAACTATGCTAATTACTGGTGGAAAACCATTAATACAATACAATATTGAATCTTTAAGAGATGCAGGTATCAAAGATATTACATTAGTAGTAGGATATAAGAGAGAAGTGATTGAAGAATACTTTGGTGATGGTAGCGAGTTTGGTGTTAACATCAACTATGCAATCCAGGATGGGCAGCTTGGTACTGCTCATGCTATTGGTAGTGCAGAAGAGTATATTGATGAGAGTTTCATCGTGCTTAATGGGGATATTATTGTTAGTTATGATCTTATCCGTAACTTGATTGAAAAGTATGCTACACGTACAAGTAATGATGTTAAGAGCGTGCTCACCCTTATTGAGGTGGATGATCCTTCCAGTTATGGTATTGTAAGTACCATGAATGATAAAATTGTTGAGATTGTTGAAAAGCCTAGTGTTGAGGATGCACCAAGTAACCTTGCTAATGCAGGTATTTACTTGTTCAGTACCGAGATTTTTGAGGCTATTCATGAAACTGAGTTGTCTGAACGTGGAGAGTATGAGATTACTGATTCATTGGAGATTGAATTAGGTAAGGGTTATGAAATTCTTGGCCTTATTTCCCGTGAGCCTTGGATGGATGTTGGTAGGCCTTGGGAGTTACTTAAGTCCAATGCTGATTTCCTTGAAAAAATGGAAGATGATATTCAGGGTGAGATTGAGGAGAATGTTACAATCCATGGTCCTGTTCACCTTGGTAAGAACAGTATTATTCGTAGTGGATGTTATATTCAGGGCCCCGTGTTTATTGGGGATAACTGTGATGTAGGTCCTAACACTTATCTTAGGCCTAATGCCTGTCTGTGTAATAATGTTAGTGTAGGTAATGCTGTTGAGATTAAGAATAGTATTATTATGGATGGTACTAATGTTAGTCATTTGTCTTATGTTGGTGATTCTGTTATTGGTGTAGATTGTAATCTTGGTGCAGGTACTAATCTTGCTAATCTTCGTTTTGATGATGGTCATGTGAAGGTTACTGTTAAGGGTGAACGTGTTGATTCTGGTCTTAGGAAGTTAGGTGCTATCTTTGGGGATAATGTTAAGACTGGTATAAATACTAGTGTTAATCCTGGTGTTAAGATTGGTAATGGTTCTTTTATTAATGCTGGTTGTGTGATTTATCAGGATATTGATTCTTTCTCTTTAGTTACCACTGAGACTAATTTAATTATTAAAAAATTAGAGAATGATGAAGAATAA
- a CDS encoding type II toxin-antitoxin system RelE family toxin, which produces MSYSIYEHKEATKFRKKHNKDKKLLERILHKYDEIKENPHDYQFKQLQSSKCPQCKRARVGNYRIIFFISEKDIEIVSIISCRNNYKKY; this is translated from the coding sequence ATGAGTTATTCAATATACGAACACAAAGAAGCTACTAAGTTTCGTAAAAAACATAACAAAGATAAAAAATTATTGGAACGTATATTACATAAATATGATGAAATAAAAGAAAATCCACATGATTATCAATTCAAACAATTACAAAGTTCTAAATGTCCACAATGCAAACGTGCCAGAGTTGGAAATTATAGAATAATCTTTTTCATTTCAGAAAAGGATATAGAAATAGTATCAATAATTTCATGTAGAAACAATTATAAAAAATATTAA
- a CDS encoding transposase, with the protein MTKSILVRGLSKKQFNVLVDISSKLNDLRNYTVETTHLIKKSDEKHYKKINYKTIINKVKSKYGDVYSFIQAHLANAAIKKHVGSFNGYVALLNKKIDNEFDREVNGPKKHDNRLHNIIIPKESITSSKKKLAEGFIELPLSRKYKKELDDVKCRPRIKIPEDIRDKKIIQVEIIPIDNGRMFKANFTYQIEKEPLGLDKDNVMGIDLGVNNFAALVTTEGTPFIVDGRFLKNQIAFKSKKCAHYQSILNKQGLKKSQRIIKINTKFKQIQNNYLNHVTRFILSICEKQDIGTIVLGYNKDFQNQSNMRPPQNQIFAHMAFKKFKEKLENKCKIHDITLIIQEESYTSKSSFLDNDILPKYRPNNNKSYEFKGTRIKRGLYKTSKGKLINADVNAAANIIRKCKQKFHVERLYKWVQYAPSKIKPV; encoded by the coding sequence TTGACTAAGAGTATTCTGGTTCGTGGGCTTTCTAAGAAGCAATTTAATGTTTTAGTGGATATTTCATCTAAACTTAATGATTTAAGAAATTATACTGTAGAAACAACCCATTTAATCAAAAAAAGTGATGAAAAACATTATAAAAAAATAAATTATAAAACCATTATTAATAAAGTTAAATCTAAATATGGTGATGTTTATTCTTTTATTCAAGCTCATTTGGCAAATGCTGCTATTAAAAAGCATGTGGGTTCTTTTAATGGGTATGTTGCATTATTGAATAAAAAAATTGATAATGAATTTGATCGGGAGGTTAATGGTCCTAAAAAGCATGATAATCGTTTACATAATATTATTATACCGAAAGAGTCTATAACCTCTTCTAAAAAGAAACTTGCGGAGGGTTTTATTGAATTACCTCTTAGTAGGAAATATAAGAAAGAATTAGATGATGTGAAATGTAGGCCTAGGATTAAAATTCCGGAGGATATACGTGATAAAAAGATTATTCAGGTGGAAATTATACCAATAGATAATGGTAGAATGTTTAAGGCAAACTTTACTTATCAAATAGAAAAAGAACCACTCGGTTTGGATAAAGATAATGTTATGGGTATTGATTTGGGTGTTAATAATTTTGCAGCTCTGGTTACAACGGAAGGGACTCCATTTATTGTGGACGGGAGATTTCTAAAAAATCAAATAGCCTTCAAAAGTAAAAAATGTGCACATTATCAATCAATATTAAATAAACAAGGTCTAAAAAAATCACAACGAATAATAAAGATAAACACCAAGTTTAAACAAATACAAAACAATTATTTAAATCACGTCACTCGGTTTATACTAAGTATATGTGAAAAACAGGATATTGGTACAATTGTTCTCGGATATAACAAGGATTTTCAAAACCAAAGCAATATGAGGCCACCTCAAAATCAAATATTTGCACACATGGCATTCAAAAAATTCAAAGAAAAACTAGAAAACAAATGCAAAATACACGACATAACGCTAATAATTCAAGAAGAATCATATACCAGTAAAAGTAGCTTCCTAGACAACGACATACTACCTAAATACCGGCCAAACAATAACAAATCTTATGAATTCAAAGGAACAAGAATAAAAAGAGGACTATACAAAACGAGTAAAGGAAAACTTATCAATGCCGATGTAAATGCTGCTGCCAATATTATACGTAAATGTAAGCAGAAATTCCATGTTGAACGACTGTATAAGTGGGTCCAGTACGCTCCAAGTAAAATTAAACCCGTTTAA
- a CDS encoding nucleotidyltransferase family protein, with protein sequence MIYTIDEIKSKTTPLAKEYNLLNLRLFGSYAKGIATNDSDIDLIMDTGGIMRYIKYSSLLHKLEEVFECSVDLITNDFSNKDFLKKIKKDEVLLYER encoded by the coding sequence TTGATATATACAATTGATGAAATAAAATCTAAAACTACACCTCTTGCTAAAGAATATAACTTATTAAATTTACGTCTTTTTGGTTCTTATGCTAAAGGTATTGCTACAAATGATAGTGATATTGACTTAATTATGGATACGGGGGGGATTATGAGGTATATTAAATATTCATCTTTATTACATAAATTAGAAGAAGTTTTTGAGTGTTCTGTAGATTTAATCACGAATGATTTTTCAAATAAGGATTTTCTTAAAAAAATAAAAAAAGATGAGGTTTTACTATATGAACGTTGA
- a CDS encoding MATE family efflux transporter, translating into MSIPLIISMLLVSIYNLADAAWVAGLGSDALAGVGFVTPLFLILVGLGNGLGGGATSALSKYIGQQRKDKADNGGLHVIILTTIISLIITVLLLLALKPLVTMMGAGNTLNYALDYGQIMFAGSILFVLPNAMYGILRAEGDVNRTMVAMAISGILNIIIDPIFIYTLNLGVKGAALATLLSSALVILIISYWFYIKKDTYIKPTKTNFKFSKKISYDILKVGIPASLELLLTSILITVLSTILTMVASTDAVAVYSTGWRVVSLGTMPIIGISTALVSIVGANYGAKQLENIKLAHRYSMRLALLIAILTGAIIYIFAPQIVVLFSYSAGSAHLAGTMTDFLRNMTLYYLFMAFGAPSTFLFQGVGKGLTAMVQTLLRNVVFSILCAYLFALVLGMGEHGVWYGIVVGQIIASIVTTIWANTYINRLIRLNT; encoded by the coding sequence ATGAGCATACCCCTAATAATATCCATGCTACTAGTAAGCATATACAACCTAGCCGACGCAGCATGGGTAGCAGGACTAGGAAGTGATGCACTAGCAGGAGTAGGATTTGTAACACCATTATTCCTCATACTGGTAGGACTAGGAAACGGACTCGGAGGAGGAGCAACAAGCGCACTATCAAAATACATAGGACAGCAAAGAAAAGACAAAGCAGACAATGGTGGACTACACGTAATAATACTAACCACCATAATCTCATTAATAATAACAGTACTGCTATTACTGGCACTAAAACCACTAGTAACCATGATGGGGGCCGGAAACACATTAAACTACGCATTAGACTATGGACAAATAATGTTTGCCGGATCCATACTATTCGTACTGCCAAACGCAATGTACGGAATACTAAGAGCAGAAGGTGACGTGAACAGGACAATGGTAGCAATGGCAATATCCGGTATATTAAACATCATAATAGACCCAATATTCATATACACATTAAACCTGGGAGTAAAAGGAGCAGCACTAGCAACACTACTCTCATCAGCACTAGTAATACTAATAATATCCTACTGGTTCTACATAAAAAAAGACACATACATAAAACCAACAAAAACAAACTTCAAATTCAGCAAGAAAATCAGCTACGACATACTAAAAGTAGGAATACCAGCAAGCCTGGAACTACTACTAACATCAATACTAATAACAGTACTATCAACAATACTCACCATGGTAGCAAGTACCGATGCAGTAGCAGTATACTCAACAGGATGGAGAGTAGTAAGCCTAGGAACAATGCCGATAATCGGAATATCTACAGCACTAGTAAGCATAGTAGGAGCAAACTATGGTGCCAAACAACTAGAAAACATAAAACTGGCCCACAGGTACAGTATGAGACTAGCCTTACTAATAGCAATACTGACCGGGGCAATAATATACATATTCGCGCCACAAATAGTAGTTCTCTTCTCATATAGTGCGGGAAGTGCACACTTGGCAGGAACAATGACTGACTTCCTAAGAAACATGACCTTATACTACCTGTTCATGGCGTTTGGTGCACCATCAACTTTCCTCTTCCAGGGAGTGGGAAAAGGATTAACTGCAATGGTACAGACACTGCTAAGAAATGTAGTATTCAGCATACTCTGTGCATACCTGTTCGCACTGGTACTGGGTATGGGAGAACACGGAGTATGGTATGGAATAGTAGTCGGACAAATAATAGCAAGTATAGTGACCACAATATGGGCAAACACCTATATTAACAGACTAATTAGGTTAAACACCTAA
- a CDS encoding DUF4013 domain-containing protein, whose protein sequence is MNLRENILDAIKYPISDTRKFLIFCALIILMTLSTVIPSYGINNETLSIFLALVTLIVLFIVLGYLIEVIKCSTEGEDILPDFDYVKHFVIGVKAMILDLIYFIIPLIIAILVASATGLFTSFTKIVDNSTEAIINGATNLTMIMAAIPKPLMNTFYNALTVTLIVAIILFIIFSFISFTAMVRFAKSGSGTEGLRFIEIINDMRKIGIVKILVTLIAIYLIALAIIALIGLVGLIPYIGVFIGIYLGLPFMLLFVFRAIGLLYANT, encoded by the coding sequence ATGAATTTGCGTGAAAATATACTGGATGCCATCAAATATCCTATAAGCGATACTCGAAAATTTTTAATATTCTGTGCTTTAATTATTCTAATGACATTATCAACAGTTATTCCATCATACGGCATAAATAATGAAACTTTATCCATCTTTCTAGCACTAGTCACTTTAATAGTCTTATTCATAGTACTAGGATACCTAATCGAAGTTATTAAATGCAGCACTGAAGGTGAAGATATCCTCCCCGATTTCGACTATGTGAAACACTTCGTCATCGGAGTCAAAGCAATGATTTTAGACTTAATCTACTTTATCATACCACTAATCATAGCCATACTCGTAGCTTCAGCAACAGGACTATTCACTTCATTCACTAAAATCGTAGACAACAGTACTGAGGCAATAATAAATGGTGCAACCAATTTAACCATGATCATGGCAGCAATACCAAAACCACTGATGAACACATTCTATAATGCATTAACCGTAACATTAATTGTTGCAATCATATTATTTATCATATTTTCATTCATATCCTTTACGGCAATGGTCAGATTTGCAAAATCAGGAAGCGGTACCGAAGGTCTAAGATTTATTGAAATAATAAATGACATGAGAAAAATAGGAATTGTAAAAATTCTTGTTACATTAATTGCAATATACCTAATTGCATTAGCCATCATAGCCCTCATCGGACTAGTCGGATTAATCCCATATATCGGCGTTTTCATAGGCATCTATCTTGGCTTACCATTTATGCTCTTATTCGTATTTAGAGCTATCGGTTTATTGTATGCTAACACATAA
- a CDS encoding transposase, whose translation MLEPYVGKLTRTVLRREEGSNPLDLSDFLSLNGKKHYRLTIYDSVYEIPISEKIVKNRSPSVIKQFINESLQNKPKIAITTDLYPMYRNILDDLNIKQQLCIVHLRRTIYTKLKRYKRRTKLTEEEIDKIYANAKEFTEIFHETNYYRAKQKYEKYINRYEEIPEVLQQFMEKHVINFIDRYLLYLKDPQIEKTSNKLDNYYRNTDPEIIKKRYKTRNGILSHLYYQMIDWTDKKEKMV comes from the coding sequence ATGCTTGAGCCGTATGTCGGGAAACTGACACGTACGGTTCTTAGGAGAGAAGAGGGGAGCAATCCCCTCGACTTATCCGACTTTTTAAGTTTAAACGGAAAAAAACATTATAGATTAACTATTTATGACTCAGTTTATGAGATTCCAATAAGTGAAAAAATAGTCAAAAACAGATCACCCTCAGTAATTAAACAGTTTATCAACGAATCCCTTCAAAATAAACCTAAAATAGCAATAACAACAGATTTATATCCAATGTACAGAAATATACTTGATGATTTAAATATTAAACAACAATTATGCATAGTACATCTAAGAAGAACAATATACACCAAACTAAAACGATACAAAAGAAGAACTAAATTAACAGAAGAAGAAATAGACAAAATATATGCTAATGCTAAAGAATTTACCGAAATATTTCACGAAACAAACTATTATAGAGCAAAACAAAAATATGAAAAATATATAAATAGGTACGAAGAAATTCCAGAAGTATTACAACAATTCATGGAAAAACACGTCATTAATTTCATAGACCGATACTTATTATACCTTAAAGACCCCCAAATAGAAAAAACATCCAATAAACTAGACAATTACTATAGAAATACTGATCCAGAAATAATTAAAAAACGATACAAAACTAGAAATGGAATATTAAGCCATTTATATTATCAAATGATAGATTGGACTGATAAAAAAGAAAAAATGGTTTAA